TCCCCCGCCCAATCGGCGAATGACTATGGTTGTGTAGTATTCATTACTGTGGCACCCAAGTCAATATCGGGTCAGCCTTCGCGAGCGTACCGATCGCAACTGCGGCAGCAGCAGGCGGAGGCGACGCGGTCGCGGGTGTTCGCCGCGGCCGCTGAACGGTTCGCCGCCGACGGGTACGCGCGCACGACACTCGCGAAGATCGCCGCGGCAGCCGGGGTGTCCGCCGAAACCGTTCAGGGACAGGGCCCGAAGGCCGCGCTGCTGATCGCCGCGGTCGAATACTCCGCGGTCGGCGTGGCCGGTGAAGAGAGCGTCTTGAACCTCGACATCGGCCGCAGACTTCTGGAGATCGACGACCTCGACGAGGCATTGGACTACCTTGCCGAGGCCGCGGTGGTCATCCACCAGCGGACCGCGCCGTTGGCGCCTGCACTCTTCGGCGGCGCCAACGCAGACCCCGAACTCGAGCAGTATCTCAACGCCCTGATCGCGAGCATCAACAGCCAATTTCGCCGGGTACTCGGCGCGCTCGGCGACCGAAAGTGGATCCGTGTCGATGTGCCCTTCGACGAACTGGTCGAAACTGCGGCGGTGGTCTGCAGCGTCGAGACCTACCTGCGGATCGTCCACCGCGACGAGTGGACCGTCGACGCCTACCGCGCTTGGTGTCGCCGCATGCTCGCTGAGACGGTTTTCGTCTCGTCGCGGTCGACGTCAAAACGACCAGCCAAGTAGCCGATCGGCTACCCTCGTCGATGTGACGTCCACAAAGGATGGCCTCAAGTTCAGCGAGATCACCCGCACCGCCGCCCAGACCCGCGTGCTTGATGCGGCGTTGAAGCTGATCGCCGAGCACGGCGTCAGTGGGACCTCGTTACAGATGATCGCCGACGAGATGGGTGTGACGAAGGCGGCCGTGTACCGCCAGTTCAAGACGAAGGACGAGATCGTCATCGCCATCACGGAGCGAGAGATGAGCAAGCTCGAGGATGTGCTGGAAGCCGCCGAGGCCGAGGGGCATCCGCTGCGGGCACGCGCGGTGCTGCTCGACCGGATGGTCGAGCAGGCGATCGACCGCCGTGACGCCTTCCGTGTCCCGATGTTCGATCCGGTCATCATCCGCCTGCAGGCCGAGTACGAACCATTTCAACGGTTCATCGAGCGCCTCTACGCCGCGCTGCTCGGCACGGAAGCCGGTGTCGAGGCGCGTCTGCACGCGGCGATGCTCTCGAGCGCGATCAGCGTCGCGGTCATGCACCCGTTGCTCGCCGACGTCGACGGTGAGACGCTACGCACACAGCTGAAGCAGATGACCAGCCGCATGCTCGGCCTCCCCGAATGACCGTGCACCACATGGGCGATGACCAGGAGATCCGCAGCCTCGTCCACCGGTATGCCGATGCCGCATCCCGACGGGACCCGGCAGGCGTGGCAAGCACACTCACGACCGAGGGCACCTGGTACGCGCCGGAGTTGGGCCGCTTCACCGGCCGCGACGCGATGCTGTCGTTCTTCACGTCGATGCTCGACGGCTGGAACGTCTTCCTGCAGGCGCTGATGTCCGGGGTGGTCGTGATCGACGAGTCGAATCCCAATCGCGCCGTTGGCCGTTGGTTCGTTCAGGAGAGCGGTCAGCGCGCCGCGGGCACCAACCTGATCATCTCGGGCGTCTACCACGACGAGTACGTCCGCGACGGCAGCGCGTGGCTGATCCTTCACCGCCGGTACGACGCGCTGCTGCGAAACACCGACGGGGAGGTGACGACGCAGCCGTTTCCGGCGGACGCGCCTGCGATCGGTTAAGGCTCTACGGGGGTGACGAACAGTTGGTCGGTGGCGCTGTATGGATCTGACCCACCGTCGGCGACCTGCGACGCGAGGCGATCCAGATCGGGGTGACTTCGCAGACGCGTCTGCGCCAGGGACAGGATCTGCGCACGCGCACGCGCCATGCGGCGTTGCGGGCTGTCGGTGCGATGGTGGACCTCGATGACCTCCACCAATTCGGGGATGCCCTGTCCTTCTGCGGCAACGAGTTTCAGGATCGGCGCCTTTGTCTCGGCCTTCAGGTCGCGCACGGTCTGATCGGCACCTTCGCGATCCGCCTTGTTGACGACGACGATGTCCGCAACCTCCAGCAGACCGGCTTTCGCCGCCTGAACCGCGTCGCCCGCACCGGGATTGAGGATCACGATCGTCGGGTCGGCGATCGCGGCGATCTCGATTTCGGACTGTCCGACACCGACGGTCTCTAACACAACAAGGTCGTAGGACAATGCGGCGAGCAACCTGATGGCCGCCGGAACCGCCGCGGCCAGCCCGCCGAGGTGGCCGCGTGTTGCCACCGATCGGATGAGGACGTCGGAGTCGTTGATATGCGCGGCCATTCGAATGCGGTCACCCAGCAGCGCTCCCCCGGTGTAGGGCGACGACGGATCGACCGCAAGCACCGCAACCCGCATGTCACGTTCGCGGTACGCGGAGACCAACGCGCCGACCGTCGTCGACTTGCCCGCGCCCGGGGGGCCGGTCACCCCGACGACACGCGGGGCCTGCACCGCGCCGAGTGAATCGAGCACCTCGGCGCGCCGAGGACTTTCGACCAGGCTCAGCAGACGGCCGGCCGCCCGGGTCGACCCGCCGCGCGCCGCTTCGATGAGCTCGTCGATGGACATCGCGTCCACCTTATCCCGGCTGCGACAGATACGAGAATGATATTCTCTGACTGAGAGAGTGTCAGTTGCAAGAAGGGCGGCCGTATGCAGCTCACCGGCAAGGTCGCCTTCGTCGCAGGTGCCAGCCGTGGCATCGGCGCGACTGTTGCCGCGGCGCTGGCCCGGGAGGGGGCCGCGGTCGCGGTCGCAGCGCGTTCCGAGGAACAGGGCAAGGTGCCGGGCACGATTCATGACGTCGCCGAGCGCATCACAACAGCAGGTGGCCGCGCCTTGCCTGTGCAATGCGACGTCACCAGCGAAGAGTCGGTCGAGAATGCGGTGTCCGCAACGGTTTCTGAGTTCGGCGGTATCGACATCCTGGTCGCCAACGCCGGTGTGCTGTGGCTCGGCCCGATCGAGTCAACGCCGCTAAAGCGGTGGCAGTTGTGCCTCAACGTCAACCTCACCGGGGTGTTCCTGGTGACCAAGGCCGTCGTTCCGCATGTGAGAGCGCGCGGCGGCGGCTCACTGATGGCGATCACCACGACCGGCGTCGGCATGATCGACCACGGCGCCAACGCCTACTGGGTTTCGAAAGCCGCGGTGGAGCGGCTGTATCTGGGTCTGGCCTCAGATCTCAAGCCGGACAACATCGCTGTGAATTGTCTGAGCCCGTCGCGGGTCGTGCTCACCGAAGGGTGGCAGGCCGGCGGCGGTGGTGTGGAGATACCGCCGGAGATGGTCGAACCGCCCGAGGCGATGGCCGACGCCGCGGTGCTGCTGGCTCAGCAGGACGCCGGCGGTATCACGGGCACGATCCAGCGCTCCGAAGAACTGATCACTTCGTAGCGCGAGAGCCCACGCTTGCTAGCCGCGAGCGACCGCAAAATGCCGTCGAATAACGGCGTGTTGCGTACAAACACGGTCGCTCGCGGCTGTTGGGGATGATCAGCTACTTGTCCTTGGCGATCAGCCCGTCCACGATCTTGTTGAAGTCGGCGGTCCCGAACGAGACGTACTCGGACAGGTTCGCGTAGTCCAGCGACGCCATCACCGCCTTCTCGAGCTGTATGTTCATCAACCGCTTGGTGCTCTCGAGCGCCTGCTGCGGCAATTCCATGACCTTCTTCGCGCACGCGATCGCCTCGGCCAGCGGGTCTTCGACGACGTGGTTGACCATCCCCAGCTCGAGCGCGCGTGCGGCCTTGATCCGCATCCCGGTGAAGGCAAACTCCTTGGCCTGCAACAGACTTATCTGCGACGGCCACACCAGCGGACCGCCGTCCGCGGCGACCAGTCCGATCGACACATGCGGATCGGCGAAGAACGCGGTCTCTGCCATGTAGACGATGTCCGAGAGGGCCGCCAGGCTGCAGCCCAGCCCGACCGCCGGACCGTTGACAGCGGCGATGACCGGGATGCGACACCGAATCATGCCGATGACGAGATCGCGCCCGTGCTTGATCGTCTTCTGGCGCAGGGCTTCGTCGTTGCGCAACTCGTCCAGATAGTTGAAGTCCCCGCCCGCCGAGAAGGCGCGGCCCGCACCGGTGATCACCGCCGCGCGCGCACCGACATCTTCGTTGAGTTCTTCCCAGATCTTGGCCAGACCCACATGCAGCGGGTCATTGACGGCGTTGAGATCGTCGGGCCGGTTCAGGGTGATGATGCGGAGACCGCCGTCGGTCTTGACATCGATTTCATCTGGCATTCCATACATTTCAGTGCCTTCCGTTCTTCGCGCAGGCGCTCATCACACGCCCAGCCCCAAAATGCGCGACGCGATGATGTTCTTCTGAATCTGTGAGGTTCCGCCCATCACGCTCTGCGCGCGGCTGTACATGTACGCGCCGAACAGTTCGGGATCGCTCGTACCGACGGTGGCCAGCGCCGCATGGCCGACGGACTGCTCGACCCACGTCATCAACAGCTTGTCCAACGACCCCTGCGGCCCGTGGGTGATGCCGTCCAGTTGCTCGGACAACCGCCGACGCACGTGCAGCCTCAGCATCTCCGTCTGCACCCACGCCCACGACAACTCTTCCGGCGTACTACTTTCGGTCCGGGAGGCCAACTGGCGCACCAGCTTCCCGTAGCGGGCGGAGAAGCCCAGGGTCGACGGTTCGCGTTCGTGGCTGACGACGGTCATCGCGAGCTTCCAGCCTTCACCGAGGCTGCCCACCAAGTTCTCGGCGGGCACCCGGGCGCCGTCGAAGGACACCTGACCGAATTCCTTGGTGACGCCGCTGATCATCTTCAATGGCCGCTGCTCCACGCCGGGCTGATGCATCGAGACGACGAACGCGGAGAGTCCACGGTGCTTCGGCACATCCTTGTCGGTGCGCGCCAGTAGCAGACACCAGTCGGCGACGTCGGAGTAGCTCGTCCAGATCTTGTGACCGTGGATAACGTACTCGTCACCGTCGCGGGTGGCCGTGGTGGTCAGCGACGCGAGGTCCGAACCGGCGCCCGGTTCCGAGAAGCCCTGGCACCACCTTTCGGTGCCGTTGATCATGCCGGGCAGGAAGCGCTGCTGCAGTTCCTTGCTCCCGTGATGCCCGAACGCGACGACCAGATACCCGAGGCTGGGGCGCGCCGGGGCTCCGGCCTTCGCGATCTCCTCGTCGACGATGACGTCGTACACCGGGGGCAGGTCCTGACCCCCGTACTCTTTCGGCCAGGACGTGCCGAAGAAGCCCTGCTCGTACAGCGCCTGATGCCAGGCACCCTGCGCGGCCCAGTACTCGTCACCGGATGTCGGGAACTTGCCCTTCTGCTCGGTCAGCCAGCCGCGCAACCGTTCCCGGAACGCCGCCTCCTCCGTCGAATCACGGAAATCCAATGGTCAGCTCCTCCAGCTTGACGGGCCACGTTTCGGTGGCGGCCAGCACGCGCCGTAGATAGATGTGGGCGAGGCACTCCCAGGTGTTACCAATGCCACCATGCACCTGGATCGAGGTCTCGCAGACGGTCAATGCCGCACGCGCGCAGTAGATCTTTGCCACCCGCGCCGCTTCGATGGCTTCGACCGCCGGCAACTCGTCGACCGCCCATGCGGCGTGGCGTAGCACGCTGATCGACCCTTCGATGAGAGCCAGGCTTTCGGCCAGCAGGTGGCCGACGGCCTGGTACGAGCCGATCGTCGCGCCATACTGCTCGCGGACCTTCGCGTATTCGCACGCCAGCGCGTGCGCGCCACGCGCTGCGCCCACGAGGTCGGCGCAGGTGACGGTGAGCGCCAGTGCGCGCCACCGCCCGGCGTCCTCTTCCGACAGCTCGCCGAGCTCGGCGGGTGATTCGACCACTCCGGCAAGGCTTCTCGTCAGATCGACGGATTCCTGTTCGTCGGACCTCGTCGGCACCTGCACACCATGCGCCTTCAGGTCGTCGGCGAGCACCGGTCCCAGGAAGGGGACGTCAACGAGTCCGCGTGCGAACTCCTCGGCGACGATGGCCACCTCGACACCGGATGCGCCGTCCGAGCGCAGGGTACGAAATCCGGTGGCGTCCACCGCCTTCTCCAGGCGCGCGATCCGTGCCCGGTCGTCGAGATCTGCGACCGAGCCCGGCCCCAGATCATCGGCAAGCTTGGCTGCGGCGTCCCGCAGCTGTTGCTGTTCACTAGTCAGACGGACGTCCACAGACGCTCCTTCAACACTCGACGCAACACCTTTCCTGATGGCAACCGGGGAATCTCGTCCACGAAGACGACCTGACTGGGCCGCTTGTACGACGCGAGTCGCTCGGCGACCAGCGCGACCAGCTCATCGGCGTCGACAGAACCCGCCGTCTTGACCGCGGCGACGATCGCCTCTCCATTGGCCGGGTCGGGGACCCCGAACACGGCGCAATCCTCCACCGCAGCATGGCCATGCAGTACCGCCTCGATCTCGGCGGGCGCGACCTGAAAGCCACGAACCTTGATCATTTCCTTGGACCGATCGGTGATTCGCAGCCAACCTTCGGCATCGAGATGGCCGACATCGCCGGTCCGGTACCAGCCGTCCGAAAACGCCCCGGCGGTAGCCGAATCCGGCAGGTACCCGGCCATCGCGGAGCCCGATCGCACCTGGATTTCACCGAGTTCACCCGGCGCCACCGCCTGACCGGAATCCAGTGCCACCACTCGCAGGTCCACACCCGGCACCGCTCGGCCCACGGTATCCAGACGCGCGCCGGTGATGTCGTTGCACGAGATGACCGGCAGTTCGCTCGCGCCGTAGGCGGTCACCCAGCTCACGCCGGTACGGCGGCTGACCGCCTCGGCGATGCTTTCGGTGACCGGTGTGGCGCACCACATCACGTACCGTAGTGACGACAAGTCGTACTTCTCGAGATCGGGATGCGCGGCCAGCGCCAGAGCGATTGGCGCCACGGCCATTTCGATGGTGATCCGATCGGACTCGATGTGCCGCAACATGCTGTCGATATCGAACCGCCGGTGCAGCCGAATCCAGGCGCCCGTCTCGAGCGCCATCACGATGTTGAGGAGCCCCAGGATGTGCGACGGCGGCGTCATGATCTGCATGCGATCCGCCGACGACAAGCCCAGCGCATCGCGCCAGTGCTGCACCGCGACCGCAAACGAAGCATGAGTATGGCGCACCGCCTTGGGCATCCCGGTGGTGCCTGAGCTGAAAACGAACAGCGCATCGCTCTCCGGTGCGGGCGTACCGAAGCGTCGCGACGCGGGCGTGATCGCCTCGTCCAACGACAGCATCGGCATGCACTCGGCAAGCACCGGGTGGTCTCCCACGGCGTGCGCGGGATTGGTCAACGTGAGCGCGTGTTCGACCTCGGTGCGCTTCCAGGCCGGGCTGAGTAGAACGGCCGCAGCGCCCAGCAGCCAGACGGCCCGGAGTGCGACGACGAACTCGGGTCGGTTGGACGACATGACCGCGACCCGGTCACCCGCCCGTACTCCGCGATGCTCGAGAGTCGTGGCCATACCGCAGGCCAGGGCATCGAGTTCGGGCAGCGTGTATTCACGCTCCTCGAAAGCGAGCGCGATCGCCTCACCCACAGCCTGTCCTCACTCGCCGCTACGGCACGATGTGAATCAAGAATCGAGAATAGCGTATCACTAAAAGAGAATGGTATTCTCTAATTCTCAGAACCGATGTGCCAGGAGAGGCTTGATGACGGCAGAACCGGTCCCGGGCTCACCCGACGACGGGCAAGTGACGATCGTGCTCGACCGAAAAACGGCGTCGGTTCGACGGGTCGCCAATGAGACTCTCCTTGAGAGCGCGCGGCGCGCCGGGCTCTCTCCGCCGTTCTCCTGCGAAGCAGGCAACTGCGGCACCTGCATGGGCAAATTGGTCGAGGGTAAGGCCACGATGCGTGTCAACGACGCGCTCGAGGAAGATGAAGTCGAAGACGGATACATACTTACCTGCCAAGCCATTCCGGACACGGATTCGGTCTGTTTCACCTACGACGACTGAGCCGTCGGCGCCTCGGCGTGCTCGTCGAGGCGCGGGGGTGGCCGGTATTCGGGGTGGTACCCGTCGATGTGGATCGGGCTGCGCACCAACTTGAAATCCCCTGCGGTGACCACGACTTCGGGGGTCGCCTCCAGCGCCTCGGGCAGCGTGCGCACCGCGGCGGCCGGTATGCCCAGCGGACGCAGCCTGGCCTCCCACCCAAGAGCGCTGTCGGTTGCGAGCTGGGCGGCGACGACGGCGAGCACCTCCTGGCGGTGCGCCGCCCGCTCGGCCATCGTGGTGAAGCCCTCGATTCCCGCCTCGGTGGCGAACGACTTCCAGAAAGCGTCATGCGTGATGAACAGCGCCAGGTATCCGTCGGCAGTTTCGAATAGCTGCGCTGGAACGTAATACGAGTGCGCCCCATACGGATAGCGTTGTGGCTCGGCGCCGTCGTTGAGGTACGCCGAGGCGCGATAGTTCAACTGGGACAGCATCACGTCGCGCAGCGAGACGTCCACCTGTCCACCGCGCCCCGAGACGATCTGCGCAAGCAGGCCGAGGGCCGCGGCGAGCCCAGTGGAGTTGTCGACCGACGAGTAACCCGGCAGGGTCGGCGGATCGTCGGGATGGCCCGTCATCGCGGCCACGCCTGTCGCCGCCTGGATGACATAGTCGAAGGCTGGGTCGTCGCCGCCGTTCAGCCCGAACCCCGTCAACGCGACACAGACGATTCGGTCGTTGAACGGTCGCAGCGCGTCGTAGGTGAGGCCCAGCCGCTTGATCGCCGACGGCTTCATATTGACCAGCAGCGCATGCGAATTCGCGACGAGGTCACCCAGACGGGCGCGTCCTTCGTCTGACTGCAGATCCAGGCACACACTCTGCTTGTTGCGGTTGAGGCTTGCAAAATAGCTGTCACTGACCTGGCGGGAGATCTCCCCGCCGGGCGGCTCGATCTTGATCACCTCGGCGCCGAGATCAGCCAGCAGCATCGTCGCGTACGGGCCGGCGAGCATGACGCCGACCTCCAGGATGCGGATGCCCGCCAGCGGTGGGCCTCCTGTCATCGCACGGCCTTGGCGAGTTCCGCGATCACCTCACGCGTCCGGTACTTCGAGGCGATCAGCTCATCGCGGTTCTCACCGATGGGCAGCAGGCGAACCGACAGATCGGTCACCCCGGCATCCGCGAACATTTTGAATCGACGCAGAATCTGTTCACTGTCACCGGCGGCGGTCAGGTCGCCCACGTCGCGTGCGTCGCCACGATCCAGAAGCCGCTGATAGTTCGGCGAGGTCTCCGCCTCGGCCAGAATCCGATTCGCGCGGTCCTTGGCGGCGTCGATCTCCGAGTTGGCGCACAAGCACACCGGAATCCCGGCGACGATTCGCGGTGCGGGCCTTCCTGCCTCCGCGGCGGCCTTGTTGATCTTCGGCGCGATGTGCTCGCCGATGGCCTTCTCGTCGGCCATCCACAACACCGTGCCATCCGCGTGCTCCCCCGCGATCTGCAGCATCACCGGTCCAAGCGCGGACACCAGCACCGGCATCGGCGGCTCGGCGGCGAGCACGGTCGGGTTGTGCACGGTGAAGTTGTCGTTCTCGACGTCCACGTCGCCGGGACCCGCGATCGCGGCGTTGAGCACCTCGAGATAATCGCGGGTATACGCGGCCGGCTTCTCATAGGGGATGCCGAGCATGTCGCGCACGATCCAGTGGTGCGACGGCCCGACGCCGAGCGCCAGCCGTCCACCGGTGCCCGCGTGTACCGAAAGCGCCTGGCGCGCCAGGGCGATCGGATGTTGTGCCTGCAACGGTACGACGGCGGTGCCCAGTTCGATGCGGGACGTGCGCGAGCCCATCAGGGCGACCATGGTCAGACAGTCGAAGTCGTTGGGCACCTGGGGCATCCACGCGGTGTCCATGCCTGCGGACTCCGCCCACTCGATGTCCTCGAGGAGCTTTTTGACCTTGCGGGCCATGTCCCCGCGCTCAGCCCCGATCATCACGCCGAGTCTCATTGCCCACCCCGCTTCGCCCGCCCGAGCCTCATAGCCGTCCCGCCTTCTCCGTCAGCGCCCGGACGTCGCGCACCAGCGTGTCCAGCGATGTGCCGGTGGGGAACACCGCGGCGGCGCCGGCGTCGAGCAGTTTTTGCACGTCGGATTCGGGGATCGTGCCCCCCACCACCACGGCGATGTCCCCGGCGTCGGCTGCACGGAGTGCGTCAACGGTGCGAGTAGTCAGTGCTACGTGCGCACCGGAGAGGATCGAAAGGCCCACCAGGGCAACGTCTTCCTGAAGTGCGATGGACACGATGTCCTCGATGCGCTGACGGATCCCGGTGTAGATGACCTCGAAGCCGGCATCGCGCAGTGTGCGCGCCACGATCTTGGCGCCGCGGTCGTGGCCGTCCAGGCCGGGTTTGGCGACCAGCACGCGCGCCGGATTGCCCTGTGCGGGAGCGGATGCCGGGTGGGCTTGGGTGGGAGAGGAATCAGACACTAGAACACCACCGGCTGCTGGAACTCGCCCCACACCGATTTCAGCGTCGACACCATCTCCCCCACTGTGCAATAGACTCCTGCGCAGTCGATCAGCCTGTGCATCAGGTTGTCGTCGCCCTCCGCGCCGCGCGCCAAGGCGGCCAACGCTTCCTTCACGGCGACGTCGTCCCGGTCGGCCTTGACCTTCGCCAGCCGCTTGAGCTGTTTGTCACGACCCTCGGCGTCCAGCTCGTATGTCGCGATCTCCGGCGGCGGCTCGTCGACGACGAACTTGTTGACCCCGACCACCGGCCGCTCCCCGGACTCGACCTCCTGGTGAATCTTGTAGGCCTCGTCGGCGATCAGACCCTGTAGGTAGCCGTCCTCGATGGCGCGCACCATGCCGCCGTGCGCTTCGAGATCGTGCATGATCTCGATGATCTTCTCCTCGGTGGCATCGGTCAGCGCCTCCACGAAATAGGACCCGCCCAGGGGGTCGGCCACCTTCGCGACGCCGGTCTCGTACGCCAGGATCTGCTGGGTCCGCAACGCCAGCGTCGCGGATTCCTCGCTCGGCAACGCGAACGGCTCGTCCCAGGCAGCGGTGAACATCGACTGCACCCCGCCGAGCACCGCGGCCATCGCCTCATAGGCCACCCGGACGAGGTTGTTCTGGGCCTGCGGCGCATACAGGGACGCACCGCCGGCCACGCAGCCGAACCGGAACATCGACGCCTTGTCGCTGCTGGCGCCGTAGCGCTCCCGCACGATCGTGGCCCAGCGGCGGCGGCCGGCCCGGTACTTCGCGATCTCCTCGAAGAAATCGCCGTGGGTGTAGAAGAAGAAGGAGATCTGCGGGGCGAATTTGTCGATGGTCATCCGGCCGCGCTCGACGACGGTGTCGCAATAGGTAACGCCGTCGGCGAGGGTGAACGCCATCTCCTGCACAGCGTTGGCGCCGGCGTCGCGGAAGTGAGCCCCTGCGACCGAGATCGCATTGAAGCGCGGGACCTCGGCGGCACAGAACTCGATC
The sequence above is drawn from the Mycobacterium gallinarum genome and encodes:
- a CDS encoding SDR family NAD(P)-dependent oxidoreductase gives rise to the protein MQLTGKVAFVAGASRGIGATVAAALAREGAAVAVAARSEEQGKVPGTIHDVAERITTAGGRALPVQCDVTSEESVENAVSATVSEFGGIDILVANAGVLWLGPIESTPLKRWQLCLNVNLTGVFLVTKAVVPHVRARGGGSLMAITTTGVGMIDHGANAYWVSKAAVERLYLGLASDLKPDNIAVNCLSPSRVVLTEGWQAGGGGVEIPPEMVEPPEAMADAAVLLAQQDAGGITGTIQRSEELITS
- a CDS encoding TetR/AcrR family transcriptional regulator, which gives rise to MAPKSISGQPSRAYRSQLRQQQAEATRSRVFAAAAERFAADGYARTTLAKIAAAAGVSAETVQGQGPKAALLIAAVEYSAVGVAGEESVLNLDIGRRLLEIDDLDEALDYLAEAAVVIHQRTAPLAPALFGGANADPELEQYLNALIASINSQFRRVLGALGDRKWIRVDVPFDELVETAAVVCSVETYLRIVHRDEWTVDAYRAWCRRMLAETVFVSSRSTSKRPAK
- a CDS encoding CaiB/BaiF CoA transferase family protein, with amino-acid sequence MTGGPPLAGIRILEVGVMLAGPYATMLLADLGAEVIKIEPPGGEISRQVSDSYFASLNRNKQSVCLDLQSDEGRARLGDLVANSHALLVNMKPSAIKRLGLTYDALRPFNDRIVCVALTGFGLNGGDDPAFDYVIQAATGVAAMTGHPDDPPTLPGYSSVDNSTGLAAALGLLAQIVSGRGGQVDVSLRDVMLSQLNYRASAYLNDGAEPQRYPYGAHSYYVPAQLFETADGYLALFITHDAFWKSFATEAGIEGFTTMAERAAHRQEVLAVVAAQLATDSALGWEARLRPLGIPAAAVRTLPEALEATPEVVVTAGDFKLVRSPIHIDGYHPEYRPPPRLDEHAEAPTAQSS
- a CDS encoding enoyl-CoA hydratase/isomerase family protein produces the protein MYGMPDEIDVKTDGGLRIITLNRPDDLNAVNDPLHVGLAKIWEELNEDVGARAAVITGAGRAFSAGGDFNYLDELRNDEALRQKTIKHGRDLVIGMIRCRIPVIAAVNGPAVGLGCSLAALSDIVYMAETAFFADPHVSIGLVAADGGPLVWPSQISLLQAKEFAFTGMRIKAARALELGMVNHVVEDPLAEAIACAKKVMELPQQALESTKRLMNIQLEKAVMASLDYANLSEYVSFGTADFNKIVDGLIAKDK
- the meaB gene encoding methylmalonyl Co-A mutase-associated GTPase MeaB yields the protein MSIDELIEAARGGSTRAAGRLLSLVESPRRAEVLDSLGAVQAPRVVGVTGPPGAGKSTTVGALVSAYRERDMRVAVLAVDPSSPYTGGALLGDRIRMAAHINDSDVLIRSVATRGHLGGLAAAVPAAIRLLAALSYDLVVLETVGVGQSEIEIAAIADPTIVILNPGAGDAVQAAKAGLLEVADIVVVNKADREGADQTVRDLKAETKAPILKLVAAEGQGIPELVEVIEVHHRTDSPQRRMARARAQILSLAQTRLRSHPDLDRLASQVADGGSDPYSATDQLFVTPVEP
- a CDS encoding nuclear transport factor 2 family protein, producing the protein MGDDQEIRSLVHRYADAASRRDPAGVASTLTTEGTWYAPELGRFTGRDAMLSFFTSMLDGWNVFLQALMSGVVVIDESNPNRAVGRWFVQESGQRAAGTNLIISGVYHDEYVRDGSAWLILHRRYDALLRNTDGEVTTQPFPADAPAIG
- a CDS encoding acyl-CoA dehydrogenase family protein → MDFRDSTEEAAFRERLRGWLTEQKGKFPTSGDEYWAAQGAWHQALYEQGFFGTSWPKEYGGQDLPPVYDVIVDEEIAKAGAPARPSLGYLVVAFGHHGSKELQQRFLPGMINGTERWCQGFSEPGAGSDLASLTTTATRDGDEYVIHGHKIWTSYSDVADWCLLLARTDKDVPKHRGLSAFVVSMHQPGVEQRPLKMISGVTKEFGQVSFDGARVPAENLVGSLGEGWKLAMTVVSHEREPSTLGFSARYGKLVRQLASRTESSTPEELSWAWVQTEMLRLHVRRRLSEQLDGITHGPQGSLDKLLMTWVEQSVGHAALATVGTSDPELFGAYMYSRAQSVMGGTSQIQKNIIASRILGLGV
- a CDS encoding 2Fe-2S iron-sulfur cluster-binding protein, whose amino-acid sequence is MTAEPVPGSPDDGQVTIVLDRKTASVRRVANETLLESARRAGLSPPFSCEAGNCGTCMGKLVEGKATMRVNDALEEDEVEDGYILTCQAIPDTDSVCFTYDD
- a CDS encoding class I adenylate-forming enzyme family protein; amino-acid sequence: MGEAIALAFEEREYTLPELDALACGMATTLEHRGVRAGDRVAVMSSNRPEFVVALRAVWLLGAAAVLLSPAWKRTEVEHALTLTNPAHAVGDHPVLAECMPMLSLDEAITPASRRFGTPAPESDALFVFSSGTTGMPKAVRHTHASFAVAVQHWRDALGLSSADRMQIMTPPSHILGLLNIVMALETGAWIRLHRRFDIDSMLRHIESDRITIEMAVAPIALALAAHPDLEKYDLSSLRYVMWCATPVTESIAEAVSRRTGVSWVTAYGASELPVISCNDITGARLDTVGRAVPGVDLRVVALDSGQAVAPGELGEIQVRSGSAMAGYLPDSATAGAFSDGWYRTGDVGHLDAEGWLRITDRSKEMIKVRGFQVAPAEIEAVLHGHAAVEDCAVFGVPDPANGEAIVAAVKTAGSVDADELVALVAERLASYKRPSQVVFVDEIPRLPSGKVLRRVLKERLWTSV
- a CDS encoding acyl-CoA dehydrogenase family protein, translated to MDVRLTSEQQQLRDAAAKLADDLGPGSVADLDDRARIARLEKAVDATGFRTLRSDGASGVEVAIVAEEFARGLVDVPFLGPVLADDLKAHGVQVPTRSDEQESVDLTRSLAGVVESPAELGELSEEDAGRWRALALTVTCADLVGAARGAHALACEYAKVREQYGATIGSYQAVGHLLAESLALIEGSISVLRHAAWAVDELPAVEAIEAARVAKIYCARAALTVCETSIQVHGGIGNTWECLAHIYLRRVLAATETWPVKLEELTIGFP
- a CDS encoding cobalamin B12-binding domain-containing protein encodes the protein MLVAKPGLDGHDRGAKIVARTLRDAGFEVIYTGIRQRIEDIVSIALQEDVALVGLSILSGAHVALTTRTVDALRAADAGDIAVVVGGTIPESDVQKLLDAGAAAVFPTGTSLDTLVRDVRALTEKAGRL
- a CDS encoding TetR/AcrR family transcriptional regulator produces the protein MTSTKDGLKFSEITRTAAQTRVLDAALKLIAEHGVSGTSLQMIADEMGVTKAAVYRQFKTKDEIVIAITEREMSKLEDVLEAAEAEGHPLRARAVLLDRMVEQAIDRRDAFRVPMFDPVIIRLQAEYEPFQRFIERLYAALLGTEAGVEARLHAAMLSSAISVAVMHPLLADVDGETLRTQLKQMTSRMLGLPE
- a CDS encoding LLM class F420-dependent oxidoreductase, with the protein product MRLGVMIGAERGDMARKVKKLLEDIEWAESAGMDTAWMPQVPNDFDCLTMVALMGSRTSRIELGTAVVPLQAQHPIALARQALSVHAGTGGRLALGVGPSHHWIVRDMLGIPYEKPAAYTRDYLEVLNAAIAGPGDVDVENDNFTVHNPTVLAAEPPMPVLVSALGPVMLQIAGEHADGTVLWMADEKAIGEHIAPKINKAAAEAGRPAPRIVAGIPVCLCANSEIDAAKDRANRILAEAETSPNYQRLLDRGDARDVGDLTAAGDSEQILRRFKMFADAGVTDLSVRLLPIGENRDELIASKYRTREVIAELAKAVR